A genomic segment from Propionibacteriaceae bacterium ZF39 encodes:
- a CDS encoding DUF805 domain-containing protein, which translates to MSYGNNNYGQGGDQPQGYGQGGDQSQGGYGQGGQDYGQQGGYGQQQGGYGQLADYGQQQGGYGQQADYGQQQGGYGQQQGGYGQQADYGQQQGGYGQSAQPDYGQQGGYGQTSASDPYSQSSAQDPYSQSSAQDPYGQAGYGQQQTADYGQQQAGGYDQQSPYGGAGAYGTDTQPYAGAYGGGYDAAHPPRPNVGFVDAIKLGLKNYANFYGRASRSEFWWFFLAEIIASIPFWIGYGITIAGASDPYGGGVSPIGVILMVLGGIILLGLLVPGIAIRVRRLHDTDKSGWFYFISAIPSVGGIILLVLLALEAKPQGVRFDNPDGSQPVSQP; encoded by the coding sequence ATGAGCTACGGCAACAACAACTATGGCCAGGGCGGTGACCAGCCTCAGGGCTACGGCCAGGGCGGCGACCAGTCCCAGGGCGGTTATGGCCAGGGTGGTCAGGACTATGGCCAGCAGGGCGGATACGGCCAGCAGCAGGGTGGCTACGGGCAGCTTGCCGATTACGGCCAGCAGCAGGGCGGCTACGGGCAGCAGGCCGACTACGGCCAGCAGCAGGGCGGCTACGGCCAGCAGCAAGGTGGCTATGGCCAGCAGGCCGACTACGGCCAGCAGCAGGGCGGCTACGGGCAGAGCGCTCAGCCCGACTACGGCCAGCAGGGTGGCTACGGCCAGACCTCGGCGTCCGACCCCTACAGCCAGTCGTCCGCGCAGGACCCCTACTCGCAGTCCTCGGCCCAGGATCCCTATGGCCAGGCTGGCTATGGACAGCAGCAGACCGCCGACTACGGCCAGCAGCAGGCCGGTGGCTACGACCAGCAGAGCCCGTACGGCGGCGCTGGGGCGTACGGAACGGACACCCAACCCTATGCCGGTGCCTACGGCGGTGGCTATGACGCCGCGCACCCGCCGCGCCCGAACGTCGGCTTCGTCGACGCCATCAAGCTGGGCCTGAAGAACTACGCGAACTTCTATGGCCGCGCGAGCCGCAGCGAGTTCTGGTGGTTCTTCCTCGCCGAGATCATTGCGTCGATCCCGTTCTGGATCGGCTACGGCATCACGATCGCCGGCGCGTCGGATCCCTACGGCGGTGGCGTGTCGCCGATCGGCGTGATCCTCATGGTTCTGGGCGGCATCATCCTGCTCGGCCTGCTCGTGCCCGGCATCGCGATCCGCGTCCGCCGACTCCACGACACCGACAAGTCGGGTTGGTTCTATTTCATCAGCGCGATCCCGTCGGTCGGCGGCATCATCCTGCTCGTGCTCCTGGCCCTCGAGGCCAAGCCGCAGGGTGTTCGCTTCGACAACCCGGACGGTTCGCAGCCGGTCTCGCAGCCGTGA